In Nicotiana tabacum cultivar K326 chromosome 11, ASM71507v2, whole genome shotgun sequence, a single window of DNA contains:
- the LOC107821132 gene encoding protein-tyrosine-phosphatase MKP1, with protein sequence MPGKEDASAGGADGGSQEPCQLINGRSRMYWRSASWSSSRTSLPPLNPDIDRDGLDPNNSQGKRPLTPRSQQSFKARLCLPPLQPLAIARRSLDEWPRAGSDDIGEWPLPSTPSGRDSSSNSERLKLDLSNIHRNPETNGGLVRREKIAFFDKECSKVADHIYLGGDAVARDKDILKQNGITHVLNCVGFVCPEYFKSDFVYRTLWLQDSPSEDITSILYDVFDYFEDVREQHGKVFVHCCQGVSRSTSLVIAYRMWREGQSFDDAFEYVKAARGIADPNMGFACQLLQCQKRVHAFPLSPSSLLRMYRVAPHSPYDPLHLVPKMLNDPYPSALDSRGAFIIHIPSAIYVWIGKKCETIMERDARGAVCQIVRYEKVQCPIITVTEGEEPLYFWDAFSNFLPLTDKLKNGGDVVDSSSKVCPGERKVDMYNVDFEIFQKATSGGFVPPFASCETDHETRLPVRESSWSLLRRKFVSGNMRDFVFSSKSGISRIYPDSMFITLDNCAAKQLHSSSMLSSSSSCSSSSPSTISLSSTSSSSSSSSTSSPPYLSPDSISSDSSINSKCLSDSPVVSPSVISCADLTSSTPSNSSVSVLPSKISPQSISKTSKYIDVNFTSQASSQSSPVLSKKFPLSIAERRGSLSKCLKLPMLTDDFERKAGPPKSVANEQGHGIGIAEAINDFSKESSTLGEILQSPQEINGSKIDELHRSLGTLSIVNPSDKETDLFSGFHESWEETPCNERSCTAVSNGIADTGAASCYLVQPVVYRWPGLEKLASCSIDDLDSKGAYIFVIPTSGFGKDAGRTVYVWVGRSFSCETSKIRQVNRKGLDDPGGIDWKQAATDVLHHMVLPIDTNIKVVKENEEPAEFLALLSSR encoded by the exons ATGCCGGGAAAGGAAGATGCCTCGGCTGGTGGGGCTGATGGTGGTTCTCAGGAGCCATGCCAACTGATAAATGGTCGGAGTAGAATGTACTGGCGGTCAGCATCATGGTCGTCTTCGAGGACTTCACTGCCTCCGCTGAACCCGGATATTGATAGGGATGGATTGGATCCTAATAATTCGCAGGGTAAGAGGCCTTTAACCCCTAGATCACAACAGAGTTTCAAGGCTAGGTTGTGTCTTCCACCTTTGCAGCCATTAGCAATTGCTCGTAGAAGTCTAGATGAGTGGCCGAGAGcaggatctgatgatattggaGAGTGGCCACTTCCTTCTACCCCAAGTGGGAGGGATTCCAGTAGCAACAGTGAGAGGCTTAAGCTGGATTTGTCTAACATACATAGAAATCCAGAGACGAATGGCGGGCTTGTGAGAAGAGAAAAGATTGCTTTCTTTGATAAAGAGTGTTCAAAGGTGGCAGATCACATTTATCTTGGTGGGGATGCAGTTGCACGAGATAAGGATATACTAAAGCAAAATGGGATTACCCATGTTCTTAACTGTGTGGGGTTTGTATGCCCTGAGTATTTTAAGTCTGATTTCGTGTACCGGACATTGTGGTTGCAGGATAGCCCGTCAGAAGATATTACGAGCATTCTTTATGATGTTTTTGACTACTTCGAAGATGTCAGGGAGCAACATGGAAAGGTTTTTGTTCATTGCTGCCAAGGGGTCTCTCGGTCAACCTCGTTGGTTATAGCTTATCGTATGTGGAGAGAAGGACAAAGTTTCGACGACGCCTTTGAGTATGTAAAGGCAGCAAGGGGTATTGCCGATCCAAATATGGGTTTTGCCTGCCAGTTGTTACAATGCCAAAAACGAGTTCACGCCTTTCCTTTGAGTCCAAGTTCATTGTTGAGGATGTACAGAGTCGCACCTCATTCTCCATACGATCCTTTGCATCTCGTCCCAAAAATGTTAAATGACCCCTATCCTTCAGCATTAGATTCCAGAGGTGCATTTATTATACATATACCTTCTGCGATATATGTTTGGATCGGTAAGAAATGTGAAACAATCATGGAAAGAGATGCCAGAGGGGCTGTCTGCCAGATTGTTCGTTACGAGAAAGTGCAGTGCCCGATCATAACGGTTACAGAAGGTGAGGAACCTTTGTACTTCTGGGATGCTTTCTCCAATTTCCTGCCGTTGACGGACAAATTAAAGAATGGAGGGGATGTTGTTGACTCATCAAGTAAGGTCTGTCCAGGGGAAAGAAAGGTGGATATGTACAATGTTGACTTTGAGATTTTCCAGAAAGCTACTTCAGGCGGCTTTGTGCCTCCTTTTGCGTCATGTGAGACTGATCATGAAACCCGCCTTCCCGTTAGAGAAAGTTCCTGGAGCCTGCTAAGGCGAAAGTTTGTGTCTGGGAATATGAGGGATTTTGTCTTTTCATCAAAGTCAGGCATCTCTAGAATCTATCCTGATTCTATGTTTATAACATTAGATAATTGTGCAGCTAAACAGCTACATTCTTCTTCTATGTTGTCCTCGTCGTCTTCGTGTTCATCTTCTTCGCCATCTACAATATCCTTATCTTCAACGTCATCTTCGTCTTCATCGTCATCAACCTCGTCACCTCCTTATCTCTCTCCGGACTCTATCTCGTCTGATTCGAGCATCAATTCAAAATGTCTGTCTGATTCTCCGGTGGTATCACCTTCAGTTATCTCTTGTGCAGATTTAACTTCTTCAACTCCATCTAACTCCAGTGTGTCTGTTCTCCCCTCCAAGATTTCTCCACAGTCCATATCTAAAACTTCAAAGTATATTGATGTCAACTTCACTTCCCAGGCTTCTTCACAATCATCTCCTGTGTTATCTAAAAAGTTTCCCCTTTCTATTGCGGAGCGGAGAGGTAGCTTGTCTAAGTGTCTCAAGCTGCCAATGCTGACTGATGATTTTGAGAGGAAAGCTGGTCCTCCAAAGAGTGTTGCCAATGAACAAGGCCATGGCATTGGTATAGCAGAAGCGATAAATGATTTTTCAAAAGAATCATCTACTTTGGGAGAGATTTTACAGTCCCCACAAGAGATAAATGGGAGTAAAATTGATGAACTGCACAGGTCTTTAGGTACTTTAAGTATTGTTAATCCATCTGATAAAGAAACTGATTTGTTTAGTGGCTTTCATGAGTCGTGGGAGGAAACACCATGCAATGAAAGGAGCTGCACGGCTGTTTCAAATGGAATTGCGGATACCGGTGCAGCATCTTGTTACCTAGTGCAACCAGTTGTATATCGTTGGCCTGGCTTGGAGAAACTTGCTAGTTGTAGCATAGATGATTTGGATTCTAAGGGTGCGTATATTTTCGTTATTCCAACTTCAGGTTTTGGAAAAGATGCAGGTAGAACTGTGTATGTTTGGGTAGGAAGGTCTTTTAGTTGTGAGACTAGCAAGATTCGGCAAGTAAACCGCAAAGGGCTTGATGATCCAGGAGGGATTGACTGGAAACAGGCTGCTACTGATGTTCTTCATCATATGGTTTTGCCAATTGACACTAACATTAAG GTTgtgaaagaaaatgaagaacCGGCTGAGTTCCTAGCATTGTTGAGTTCCCGGTAA